The genomic segment CGCGCACACCCCCGGTGTCGAGGGCGCACCCGCCGCTCTGCGCGCCGCCGGCCTGCTCGGTCTGCTGGGTGTCGACGTCGAGGACGCCGGCGACGTGGCCGGATTCCGGTGGCGGCCGGATCCGGCGTACCCCAGGGGTCAGAACGCGGGCGCGGTGGCCGCCGTCGCCTCGGCGGTGGCCGACCGGGTCGCGGCGGCGCTGCGCCGGGGGCGCGCGCCGCTGGTGCTCGGCGGCGACTGCACCGTGACGGTCGGCCTGGTCGCCGGTTGCGCGCGGGCCGGGCTGTCGCCAGCGCTGGTGTACGTGGACGGCGGCCCGGATCTCTACACGCCGGTGACGCGCGCGAACGGCAACCTGGACGCGATGGGGCTGGCGCACATGCTGGGCCTGCCGGGGACGGTGCCCGAGGTGGCGGGTGTCGGGCCGGCGGTGCCGTTGCTGTCGCCGGAGCGGGTGGTGGTGTACGGCGACTCGCTGCCTCCGGGTGACCACGAGCGCGATCTGGTGGCGGAGCTGGGGCTGACGTACGTGCCGGCCGAGGAGGTGCACGCCGACGCGCGGGCGGCGGCGCGCCGGGCCCGGTCGGTGGCCGAGGGTGCGGC from the Micromonospora sp. WMMA1947 genome contains:
- a CDS encoding arginase family protein gives rise to the protein MDPRRWTVVGAPSSAGAHTPGVEGAPAALRAAGLLGLLGVDVEDAGDVAGFRWRPDPAYPRGQNAGAVAAVASAVADRVAAALRRGRAPLVLGGDCTVTVGLVAGCARAGLSPALVYVDGGPDLYTPVTRANGNLDAMGLAHMLGLPGTVPEVAGVGPAVPLLSPERVVVYGDSLPPGDHERDLVAELGLTYVPAEEVHADARAAARRARSVAEGAADGFVVHFDVDVLRFVDAPLADVPEPFGLSLGDAAATLAELVASPRFAGLSVTEINPDHLPDDELLPRFVEVLAGALTGR